The Leptolyngbya sp. CCY15150 sequence AATACCAGTTGAGCCGCCATACTGAGAATTGCTGGGGCTGCGGTGCCGCGAATGCTCAATCTGACACAAGTGCTTGAGCTGGTCATGGATCGTCTCAATAATGAGACGCTTGCGTAGCAGCACCTTGTCCAGCAGCGGCATCAGGGAATTCTTCATGTTCTTGCGGCGTTTGGTTATCAGTTCCAACCCGCGCTCAAAGAGGGTCTCAAACAGCGCCTGCGAGATGTATCCCCGATCGCCAAACAGTTTGCCAACCAAGCCTTGAGTCATCTCAGGCACCGGCTTACGGTCGTCGGTATTGCCCGGCGTTAGGGTTGCCGCCAGCAGTTCGCCTCGCTCATTCATGATCAGGTGGAGCTTGAAGCCGAAATACCACCCCACCGATGATTTGCCCCAACCCGCCAATCCACGGAAGGTCTTGTGGGCTTTCGCACGCTTCACATGACAGAC is a genomic window containing:
- a CDS encoding IS982 family transposase; translation: MKRAKAHKTFRGLAGWGKSSVGWYFGFKLHLIMNERGELLAATLTPGNTDDRKPVPEMTQGLVGKLFGDRGYISQALFETLFERGLELITKRRKNMKNSLMPLLDKVLLRKRLIIETIHDQLKHLCQIEHSRHRSPSNSQYGGSTGIGRDV